A genomic segment from Ruficoccus amylovorans encodes:
- a CDS encoding fumarate hydratase → MPTPEFVYQEVLPLGEDKTEYRLLSKEGVSTVSFEGREVLKVEPSALEFLAREAFREVSFKLRPAHLKQVAAILDDPEASENDRMVALTMLRNAEVAAHGVLPFCQDTGTATIVGKKGQQVWTGGSDEAALSKGVYDTYTQENLRYSQTVPLDMYKEKNTGCNLPAQIDLYATEGEAYKFLFVAKGGGSANKTYLYQETKALLNPKSLEKFCIEKMASLGTAACPPYHLAFVIGGTSAEMCLKTVKLASTKYLDALPTEGNDYGQGFRDVEFEKLLLQRARESGIGAQFGGANFALDVRVIRLPRHGASCPVGLGVSCSADRNVKGKITRDGIFLEKLEDDPGQYIPEEFRQINTSEKAIKIDLNRPMPEILAELSKYPVTTRLSLSGTIVVARDIAHAKLKERLDAGEGLPEYLKNHPVYYAGPAKTPTGYASGSFGPTTAGRMDSYVDIFQAAGGSMVMIAKGNRSQQVTDACKKHGGFYLGSIGGPAAILAKDNIKKVELLEYPELGMEAVWKIEVEDFPAFILVDDKGNDFFKQLR, encoded by the coding sequence ATGCCAACGCCTGAATTCGTATATCAAGAGGTCCTGCCGCTGGGCGAGGACAAGACCGAATACCGCCTCCTGAGCAAGGAAGGGGTTTCGACTGTGTCCTTCGAGGGGCGCGAAGTGCTCAAGGTAGAGCCGTCGGCGCTCGAGTTCCTGGCCCGCGAGGCATTTCGGGAAGTGAGCTTCAAGCTGCGCCCGGCGCACCTCAAGCAGGTGGCCGCGATTCTCGATGACCCCGAGGCGAGCGAAAACGACCGCATGGTCGCGCTCACCATGCTCCGCAACGCTGAGGTCGCCGCGCACGGCGTGCTGCCTTTCTGCCAGGATACCGGCACCGCGACCATCGTCGGCAAAAAAGGCCAGCAGGTCTGGACCGGCGGCAGCGACGAGGCCGCGCTGAGCAAAGGCGTTTACGACACCTACACGCAGGAGAACTTGCGCTACTCCCAGACTGTCCCGCTGGACATGTACAAGGAGAAGAACACCGGCTGCAACCTGCCCGCGCAGATCGACCTCTACGCGACTGAGGGCGAGGCGTACAAGTTCCTCTTCGTGGCCAAGGGCGGCGGCTCGGCTAACAAGACCTACCTTTACCAGGAGACCAAGGCGCTCCTGAACCCCAAGTCGCTCGAAAAGTTCTGCATCGAGAAAATGGCCTCGCTCGGCACCGCCGCGTGCCCGCCGTACCACCTGGCCTTCGTCATCGGCGGTACCTCCGCCGAGATGTGCCTGAAGACGGTCAAGCTCGCCTCGACCAAGTACCTCGACGCGCTCCCCACCGAGGGCAACGACTACGGGCAGGGCTTCCGCGACGTGGAGTTTGAAAAGCTCCTGCTCCAGCGCGCCCGCGAGAGCGGGATCGGTGCGCAGTTCGGCGGCGCGAACTTCGCGCTCGACGTGCGGGTGATCCGCCTGCCGCGCCACGGGGCCTCGTGCCCGGTCGGGCTCGGCGTGTCCTGCTCGGCGGACCGCAACGTCAAGGGCAAGATCACCCGTGACGGCATCTTCCTCGAAAAACTGGAGGACGATCCGGGCCAGTACATCCCCGAAGAATTCCGCCAGATCAATACCTCGGAAAAGGCGATCAAGATCGACCTTAACCGCCCGATGCCCGAGATCCTGGCCGAACTGAGCAAGTACCCGGTGACGACCCGGCTCTCGCTCTCGGGCACGATTGTGGTGGCCCGCGACATCGCCCATGCCAAGCTCAAGGAGCGTCTCGACGCCGGGGAAGGGCTGCCGGAGTATCTCAAGAACCACCCGGTTTACTATGCCGGTCCGGCCAAGACTCCGACGGGCTACGCCTCCGGCTCCTTCGGCCCGACGACCGCCGGTCGCATGGACAGCTACGTGGATATTTTCCAGGCCGCGGGCGGCTCCATGGTCATGATCGCCAAGGGCAACCGTAGCCAGCAGGTGACCGACGCGTGCAAGAAGCACGGCGGCTTCTACCTCGGCTCCATCGGTGGCCCCGCCGCCATCCTGGCCAAGGACAACATCAAGAAAGTCGAACTGCTCGAATACCCGGAACTGGGTATGGAAGCCGTCTGGAAAATCGAGGTCGAAGACTTCCCGGCCTTCATCCTGGTGGACGACAAGGGCAACGACTTCTTCAAGCAGTTGCGCTAA
- a CDS encoding ATP-dependent DNA helicase produces MIGFREGGGSPLPSTPPAVELADRVFAPTGWLARRLGLEHRPQQEAMAQAVARAMATDTPLVFEAGTGVGKSLAYLVPGILQAVSEKRPLLVSSHTIALQQQLKNHDIPLVRRLFDQVPELEPFRGFRVALMVGRGNYLCGHRLARAIQTRGDLFNKIEAEELERICEWSTQTKTGLREELAPAPSPEVWEWVNADGSSCNSKNCSPETCFYRRALAERAQAQVVIVNHSLLFSLISAGLSPAGGARGVLFPDDFLVLDEAHTVPEIATNHCGLNISSYAIERALKILYNPKTKKGLLSRLAQRADQESVVRAISASESFFNAIRRQYLDKRDVLRLLKPDWTDPLLHRPLGTVTGMLKRLRQDITDEGTQQELTDHAQRLDAYLKGITHCLTLQDEGEVYWLEKTGRRRQIVTLRTAPVDVAEFLRETLFEKDTSITLASATLTSGRTMAPFLRRTGAEGEETGIEASPFDYENHVEIAIAEDAPGPDRTSNRLDISYLAEMIGFCSLRTEGGTLGLFTSYADLNRVATQLAPVLEKAGRPLLWQGMGLSRSELKNRFVEAGNAVLLGTESFWTGFDVPGPALSQVVITRLPFEIPTHPVAEARAEWIRKRGGNPFAEMTLPEAVIQFRQGIGRLIRKQDDRGRIVILDSRILQKEYGRHFIEALPKRHFTRFNRHDREGIFGPS; encoded by the coding sequence ATGATCGGATTTCGTGAAGGCGGGGGAAGCCCGTTGCCCTCGACTCCGCCGGCCGTGGAGCTGGCGGACCGGGTGTTCGCGCCCACAGGCTGGCTCGCCCGGCGGCTCGGGCTGGAGCATCGTCCGCAGCAGGAGGCCATGGCCCAGGCCGTCGCCCGCGCGATGGCCACCGACACGCCGCTGGTTTTCGAGGCCGGGACGGGCGTCGGCAAAAGCCTCGCCTACCTCGTGCCCGGCATCCTCCAGGCCGTCTCCGAAAAACGCCCGCTGCTCGTCTCCTCGCACACCATCGCGCTCCAGCAGCAGTTGAAAAACCACGACATCCCGCTCGTGCGCCGCCTCTTCGATCAGGTGCCGGAGCTGGAGCCGTTCCGGGGCTTCCGGGTCGCGCTCATGGTCGGACGCGGTAACTACCTGTGCGGACACCGCCTGGCGCGGGCCATTCAGACCCGTGGCGACCTCTTTAACAAGATCGAGGCCGAGGAACTGGAACGCATCTGCGAATGGTCCACCCAGACCAAAACCGGGCTGCGCGAGGAACTCGCCCCGGCCCCCTCCCCCGAAGTCTGGGAGTGGGTCAACGCCGACGGCTCCTCCTGCAACTCCAAAAACTGCTCACCGGAAACCTGCTTCTACCGCCGGGCGCTGGCCGAGCGGGCGCAGGCGCAGGTCGTCATCGTCAACCACAGCCTGCTTTTCAGCCTCATCAGCGCCGGTCTTTCCCCGGCCGGAGGCGCGCGCGGTGTGCTCTTTCCGGACGACTTCCTCGTGCTCGACGAGGCGCACACCGTGCCCGAAATCGCCACCAACCACTGCGGGCTCAACATCAGCTCCTACGCCATCGAGCGGGCCCTGAAAATCCTCTACAACCCGAAGACGAAAAAGGGCCTGCTCTCGCGTCTGGCCCAGCGTGCCGACCAGGAAAGCGTGGTCCGAGCCATCAGCGCGAGCGAATCGTTTTTCAACGCCATCCGCCGCCAATACCTCGACAAGCGCGACGTGCTGCGCCTGCTCAAACCAGACTGGACCGATCCGCTCCTGCACCGCCCGCTGGGCACCGTCACCGGGATGCTCAAGCGCCTCCGTCAGGACATCACCGACGAAGGCACGCAACAGGAATTGACCGACCACGCCCAGCGTCTCGACGCCTACCTCAAGGGCATCACCCACTGCCTCACACTTCAGGACGAGGGCGAGGTTTACTGGCTGGAGAAGACCGGACGCCGACGCCAGATCGTCACCCTGCGCACGGCCCCCGTCGATGTGGCCGAGTTTTTGCGCGAAACGCTTTTTGAAAAAGACACTTCCATCACCCTGGCCAGCGCTACCCTGACCAGCGGGCGCACGATGGCCCCGTTTCTCCGCCGCACCGGGGCCGAGGGGGAGGAAACCGGCATCGAGGCCTCGCCCTTCGACTACGAGAACCACGTCGAAATCGCCATCGCCGAGGACGCTCCCGGACCGGACCGCACGAGCAACCGGCTCGATATTTCCTACCTGGCTGAGATGATCGGCTTTTGCTCCCTGCGAACCGAGGGCGGCACACTGGGCCTCTTTACCAGCTACGCCGACCTCAACCGCGTGGCCACGCAACTGGCCCCCGTGCTCGAAAAAGCGGGCCGCCCGCTCCTGTGGCAAGGCATGGGTCTCTCGCGCTCCGAGTTGAAGAACCGTTTCGTCGAGGCGGGCAACGCCGTGCTCCTGGGCACGGAGAGCTTCTGGACGGGCTTCGATGTGCCCGGCCCGGCGCTCTCGCAAGTCGTCATCACGCGCCTGCCGTTCGAGATCCCCACCCACCCGGTGGCCGAGGCACGCGCCGAGTGGATCCGTAAGCGCGGCGGCAACCCCTTCGCCGAGATGACCCTGCCCGAGGCCGTCATCCAGTTCCGGCAGGGCATCGGACGGCTCATCCGCAAGCAGGACGACAGGGGCCGCATCGTCATCCTCGACTCGCGCATCCTGCAAAAAGAGTACGGGCGGCACTTCATCGAGGCCCTGCCCAAGCGCCACTTCACCCGCTTCAACCGCCACGACCGCGAAGGCATATTCGGGCCTTCTTAA
- a CDS encoding L,D-transpeptidase — protein sequence MVVFNGYSSILARCARLSIEPTQHAIHVSLGEKKLRHFLNGALVRTYDTAFGINPPSCVENSLGTPTGLHFIDEKIGDGAPEGMVFIGRIPTGKRYWEYGPEEKRNFVTTRILWLRGLEPGHNAGPGCDSHDRYIYIHGTNLEADFANARSHGCVLLRNAEMIDFYNAVPSGTLVLIE from the coding sequence ATGGTGGTTTTTAACGGTTATTCTAGTATCTTAGCCAGGTGTGCCCGGCTGTCAATTGAACCGACACAGCATGCGATTCATGTCAGTCTTGGCGAGAAGAAACTGAGGCACTTCCTCAATGGCGCTCTCGTGCGCACCTACGACACCGCCTTCGGGATCAACCCGCCCTCGTGTGTGGAAAACTCGCTCGGCACGCCGACCGGGCTGCACTTTATTGACGAGAAAATCGGCGACGGCGCCCCCGAGGGCATGGTCTTCATCGGCCGCATCCCCACCGGCAAGCGCTACTGGGAGTACGGCCCCGAGGAAAAACGCAACTTCGTCACCACGCGCATTCTGTGGCTGCGCGGACTCGAACCGGGCCACAACGCCGGACCCGGCTGCGACAGCCACGACCGCTACATCTACATCCACGGCACCAATCTGGAGGCCGACTTCGCCAACGCCCGCAGCCACGGCTGCGTCCTCCTGCGCAACGCCGAGATGATCGACTTCTACAACGCCGTCCCCTCCGGCACCCTCGTCCTCATCGAGTAA
- a CDS encoding aspartate-semialdehyde dehydrogenase has product MSYRVGIVGATGAVGQELIELLHRRNFPMESLTLLASKRSTGKTITWEDKSWVVEEAVASAFDGLDVAIFSAGASTSKELGPEAAKRGCVVVDNSSAFRMDADVPLVVPEVNAHAMREHKGIIANPNCSTAVALMGLYPLHEAFGLKRFTAATYQAVSGAGASAMQELVDQLHAWAKDEPLKVEKFPHQIAFNVLPHVDVFYEDGYTKEEHKMLNECRKILGLESLRASTTCVRVPVLRAHSIAINAEFERPVDLAKAREAIAGFAGAELCDDPAHNRYPMPLDYSGKEKCGVGRLRIDSALDNGLALWVVGDQLWKGAALNAVQIAEELHRQSALA; this is encoded by the coding sequence ATGAGCTATCGAGTCGGCATTGTCGGCGCCACCGGCGCCGTTGGTCAAGAACTGATCGAACTGCTCCATCGTCGGAATTTCCCGATGGAGTCCCTGACGCTGCTTGCGTCCAAGCGTTCGACCGGGAAGACCATCACCTGGGAAGACAAGTCCTGGGTCGTCGAGGAAGCCGTGGCCTCCGCCTTTGACGGGCTGGATGTCGCGATTTTCAGCGCCGGAGCCTCGACCTCGAAGGAACTCGGCCCCGAAGCGGCCAAGCGTGGCTGCGTGGTGGTGGATAACAGCTCGGCCTTCCGCATGGACGCGGATGTGCCGCTCGTCGTGCCCGAAGTCAACGCCCATGCCATGCGCGAGCACAAGGGCATCATCGCCAACCCGAACTGCTCGACCGCCGTCGCGTTGATGGGCCTGTACCCGCTGCATGAGGCTTTCGGGCTGAAGCGCTTTACCGCCGCGACCTATCAGGCCGTTTCCGGCGCGGGCGCGTCCGCCATGCAGGAGTTGGTTGACCAGCTTCACGCCTGGGCCAAGGACGAGCCGTTGAAGGTCGAGAAGTTCCCGCACCAGATCGCCTTCAACGTGCTCCCGCACGTCGATGTCTTCTACGAGGACGGCTACACCAAGGAGGAGCACAAGATGCTCAACGAGTGCCGCAAAATCCTCGGCCTGGAAAGTCTGCGCGCCTCCACGACCTGCGTGCGCGTGCCGGTCCTGCGGGCCCACAGCATCGCGATCAACGCCGAGTTCGAGCGCCCCGTGGACCTGGCCAAGGCCCGCGAAGCCATCGCCGGTTTCGCCGGTGCCGAGCTGTGTGACGACCCTGCCCACAACCGTTACCCGATGCCCCTGGACTACTCGGGCAAGGAAAAATGCGGGGTGGGACGCCTGCGTATCGACTCCGCGCTCGACAATGGCCTGGCCCTCTGGGTCGTCGGCGACCAGCTCTGGAAGGGGGCGGCGCTCAACGCCGTCCAGATCGCCGAGGAACTGCACCGTCAGTCCGCGTTGGCCTGA